From a single Adhaeribacter swui genomic region:
- a CDS encoding M42 family metallopeptidase, whose amino-acid sequence MRQESFQFLEKYLNTAAPTGFEAEGQKVWLEYLKPYIDEYFVDTYGTVVGVINPEAEYKVVIEAHADEISWFVNYITDQGYIYVRRNGGSDALIAPSKRVNIHTRKGIVKAVFGWPAIHVRKVEQDKAPAMETIFLDCGASSREEVENMGVHVGSVITFDDEVMLMNEKYLVGRALDNRVGGFMIAEVARMLKENKKQLPFGLYIVNAVQEEIGLRGAEMIAHRIKPHVALITDVTHDTQSPMYEKKVSGDIHCGKGPVITYGPAVQNNLRDMLIEVAQKTETPFQRAAASRSTGTDTDAFAYSNEGVASALVSLPLKYMHTTVETVHLEDVENVSKLMYEFLIQLPSGHDFRYLS is encoded by the coding sequence ATGCGACAGGAAAGCTTTCAATTTTTAGAAAAATATTTAAATACAGCAGCCCCAACGGGCTTTGAAGCCGAAGGACAGAAAGTTTGGCTCGAATACCTTAAACCTTACATCGACGAGTACTTCGTTGATACCTACGGTACGGTGGTAGGAGTCATTAATCCGGAAGCGGAATACAAAGTTGTTATTGAAGCCCACGCCGACGAGATTAGTTGGTTTGTTAATTACATTACCGATCAAGGTTATATTTACGTGCGGCGCAACGGCGGCTCCGATGCTTTGATTGCCCCTTCTAAGCGCGTAAATATTCATACCCGCAAAGGCATTGTAAAAGCGGTATTTGGCTGGCCCGCCATTCACGTACGCAAAGTAGAGCAAGACAAAGCCCCTGCCATGGAAACAATTTTTCTGGATTGTGGCGCGAGTAGCCGTGAGGAAGTAGAAAATATGGGTGTACACGTTGGCTCGGTTATTACCTTCGACGACGAAGTAATGCTCATGAACGAAAAATACCTGGTTGGCCGGGCGCTGGATAACCGCGTAGGTGGTTTTATGATTGCGGAAGTGGCCCGGATGCTGAAGGAAAACAAAAAACAATTGCCGTTTGGTCTATACATCGTGAATGCCGTGCAGGAAGAAATAGGTTTACGCGGAGCCGAAATGATTGCCCACCGCATTAAACCCCACGTAGCCCTGATTACCGACGTAACCCACGACACCCAGTCGCCGATGTACGAGAAAAAAGTAAGCGGTGATATTCATTGCGGCAAAGGCCCGGTAATTACCTATGGCCCGGCGGTGCAAAATAACCTGCGGGATATGTTAATTGAAGTAGCGCAAAAAACCGAAACGCCTTTTCAGCGGGCAGCCGCTTCCCGGAGCACCGGTACCGATACCGATGCTTTTGCCTATTCCAACGAAGGAGTAGCATCGGCCTTAGTATCTCTGCCATTAAAATACATGCACACCACTGTAGAAACCGTGCACCTGGAAGACGTGGAAAATGTATCGAAGCTGATGTACGAATTTTTAATTCAGTTACCATCCGGCCACGACTTCCGGTATTTGTCTTAG
- a CDS encoding acyl-CoA carboxylase subunit beta, translating to MADTTHLSKIKVLEQKNAEALLGGGQARIEAQHKKGKLTARERVDLLLDPGSFEEIGKFVMHRSKDFGLDKEYYLGDGVVTGYGTVNGRLVYVFSQDFTVFGGSLSETHAEKIVKIMDLAMKNGAPIIGLNDSGGARIQEGVVSLGGYADIFYKNTLASGVIPQISAVMGPCAGGAVYSPAITDFILMVENTSYMFVTGPNVVKTVTHENVTSEELGGASTHSTKSGVTHFSCANEVECINNIKTLLSYIPQNCEDTTPLFPYDSTGNEAREILNNLIPENPNQPYDMREVIEGIIDENSFFEVHKNFGENIVVGFARIAGRSIGIVGNQPAVLAGVLDINASTKAARFVRFCDCFNIPLLVLEDVPGFLPGTDQEWRGIISNGAKLLYAFCEATVPRITVITRKAYGGAYDVMNSKHIGADLNFAWPTAEIAVMGAKGAAEIIFKREISAAENPEAKLAEKIEEYQTKFATPYRAAHRGFIDEVIMPDQTRTKLIKAFKMLENKVDQLPRKKHGNIPL from the coding sequence AGGCAAACTGACTGCCCGCGAACGGGTTGATTTACTCTTGGATCCGGGCTCGTTCGAAGAAATCGGAAAATTTGTCATGCACCGCTCCAAAGATTTTGGTCTGGATAAAGAATATTATTTAGGTGATGGCGTAGTAACCGGCTATGGTACCGTAAATGGAAGATTGGTATACGTTTTTTCGCAGGATTTTACCGTCTTTGGCGGCTCGCTTTCAGAAACGCACGCGGAGAAAATTGTAAAAATCATGGACCTGGCCATGAAAAACGGCGCTCCCATTATAGGATTAAACGACTCAGGTGGAGCCCGGATTCAGGAAGGCGTGGTATCCTTAGGTGGTTACGCTGATATTTTTTATAAAAATACACTGGCTTCAGGGGTTATTCCACAAATATCAGCGGTAATGGGGCCTTGTGCGGGTGGGGCAGTATATTCGCCGGCGATTACCGACTTTATTTTAATGGTGGAGAATACTTCTTACATGTTCGTGACGGGGCCAAACGTAGTAAAAACGGTAACCCACGAAAATGTAACATCAGAGGAACTGGGAGGAGCCAGCACCCATAGTACCAAAAGTGGCGTTACACATTTTTCCTGCGCTAACGAAGTAGAATGCATCAACAACATTAAAACTTTACTTAGCTACATACCCCAAAACTGCGAAGATACCACTCCCCTATTCCCCTACGACTCAACTGGCAACGAAGCCCGCGAAATACTGAATAATCTAATTCCGGAGAATCCCAATCAGCCTTACGATATGCGGGAGGTAATTGAGGGCATTATCGACGAAAATTCTTTTTTTGAAGTACACAAAAACTTCGGAGAAAACATTGTAGTGGGTTTTGCTCGAATAGCTGGTCGCAGCATCGGGATTGTAGGAAATCAGCCAGCCGTATTAGCGGGCGTGCTGGATATCAACGCCAGTACAAAAGCGGCGCGGTTCGTTCGGTTTTGCGATTGTTTTAACATTCCTTTGCTGGTGCTGGAAGATGTACCCGGTTTTTTACCTGGTACCGACCAGGAATGGCGGGGTATTATCAGTAATGGAGCTAAATTATTATACGCTTTTTGCGAGGCCACGGTACCGCGCATTACGGTTATTACCCGCAAAGCTTACGGCGGCGCATACGACGTAATGAATTCGAAACACATTGGCGCCGATTTAAATTTTGCCTGGCCTACCGCCGAAATTGCCGTAATGGGTGCCAAAGGAGCCGCTGAAATTATATTTAAACGCGAAATTTCTGCTGCCGAAAATCCGGAAGCCAAGCTGGCCGAGAAAATAGAAGAATACCAAACCAAATTTGCTACCCCATACCGGGCTGCGCACCGTGGCTTTATTGATGAGGTAATTATGCCGGACCAAACCCGGACAAAATTAATAAAAGCCTTTAAAATGCTGGAAAATAAAGTAGATCAACTACCCCGCAAAAAACACGGCAACATTCCATTGTAA